The following are encoded together in the Echeneis naucrates chromosome 9, fEcheNa1.1, whole genome shotgun sequence genome:
- the prdm8b gene encoding PR domain zinc finger protein 8b, translating to MEESSSQKLVWDGDAKAVQQCLTDIFTSVYTTCDIPENAIFGPCVLSHTSLYDSIAFIALKSTDKRTAPYIFRVDTSAANSTSEGLMWLRLVQSARDKEEQNLEAYVKNGQLFYRSLRRIEKDEELLVWYGKDLIDLLLLNSSRAPAKSKGSSHYSCPDCSQRFQFEFPFLAHLRFRCTKRLQSITGADEEPSKESGTERPNTTPTRTSPKLGRSEGFSGPQDTNKPSTDFHNLARDLENNRTSPPSDKEAEICSESSGKRKFSEIEDRECRGPSGLQQTKSKDELATSAQNYRGVYGLEENHRSFSPSGSTDTGEGKRSAFTEVKKSPQSLKHHSGNKNLQSSNSENKDGGRPSSNPSEKHLNIRQVLSETQPPQTSPMGSAFTSVSQQGGASGGERKSAFSQPSRSSFSQISPLVMPPKLLDCHPAVGDTISSTRLYQADHLAAKLQGAELGANCPVPGGMAKQNPFVYATAFWPKNSGPIQLQMPSALTLLPPSFTSLCLPAQNWCAKCNASFRMTSDLVYHMRSHHKKEYSMEPLVKRRREEKLKCPICNESFRERHHLSRHMTSHN from the exons ATGGAGGAGTCCAGCTCTCAGAAGTTGGTGTGGGATGGGGACGCCAAAGCGGTGCAGCAGTGTCTCACCGACATCTTCACCAGCGTCTACACCACCTGCGACATCCCGGAGAACGCCATCTTCGGGCCGTGCGTGCTGAGCCACACGTCGCTGTACGACAGCATCGCCTTCATCGCGCTGAAGTCCACCGACAAGCGCACCGCTCCTTACATCTTCAGG gTGGACACGTCGGCGGCCAACAGCACCTCAGAGGGTTTGATGTGGCTCCGGCTGGTCCAGTCGGCCCGGGACAAAGAGGAGCAGAACCTGGAGGCCTACGTGAAGAACGGCCAGCTCTTCTACCGTTCGCTGCGCCGGATCGAGAAGGACGAGGAGCTGCTGGTCTGGTACGGCAAAGACCTGAtcgacctgctgctgctcaactCCAGCCGAGCGCCGGCCAAGAGCAAAG GTTCTTCCCACTACTCGTGTCCGGACTGCAGCCAGAGGTTCCAGTTTGAGTTTCCCTTCTTGGCCCACCTCCGGTTCCGCTGTACTAAGAGACTGCAGAGCATCACTGGGGCCGACGAGGAGCCCAGCAAAGAGAGCGGCACGGAGCGCCCAAACACCACCCCGACCAGGACCAGCCCCAAGCTGGGCCGCTCCGAGGGCTTCAGCGGCCCCCAGGACACCAACAAACCCTCCACAGACTTCCACAACCTGGCCAGGGACCTAGAGAACAACCGGACCAGCCCGCCGAGCGACAAGGAGGCCGAGATCTGCAGCGAGAGTTCGGGAAAGAGGAAGTTTTCGGAAATAGAGGACAGGGAGTGTCGAGGGCCCTCCGGCCTTCAGCAGACCAAGTCCAAAGACGAGCTGGCGACATCTGCGCAGAACTACCGAGGAGTGTACGGCCTGGAGGAGAACCACAGGTCCTTCTCCCCGTCGGGCTCCACGGATACCGGGGAAGGCAAACGCAGCGCCTTCACCGAGGTCAAGAAGTCGCCTCAGAGCCTCAAACACCACAGCGGCAACAAGAACCTCCAGAGCTCCAACTCCGAAAACAAAGACGGAGGCCGCCCCAGCAGCAACCCGTCAGAGAAGCACCTCAACATCAGGCAGGTGCTTTCGGAAACCCAGCCGCCCCAAACCTCGCCCATGGGCAGCGCCTTCACATCCGTTAGCCAGCAGGGCGGCGCTAGCggtggagagaggaagagcgcCTTCAGTCAGCCGTCTCGCTCCTCCTTCTCCCAGATCTCGCCACTCGTGATGCCGCCCAAGCTGCTGGACTGCCACCCGGCGGTGGGCGACACCATCTCGTCCACCAGGCTGTACCAGGCCGACCACCTCGCCGCCAAGCTGCAGGGGGCGGAACTGGGCGCCAACTGCCCCGTGCCGGGCGGAATGGCCAAGCAGAACCCCTTCGTGTACGCCACCGCCTTCTGGCCCAAGAACTCCGGACCTATCCAGCTCCAGATGCCCTCCGCCCTCACCCTGCTGCCGCCGTCCTTCACCTCCCTCTGCCTGCCGGCGCAGAACTGGTGCGCCAAGTGCAACGCCTCTTTCCGTATGACCTCGGACTTGGTTTACCACATGCGGTCCCACCACAAAAAGGAGTACTCCATGGAGCCTCTGGTGAAGCGGCGGCGCGAGGAGAAACTCAAGTGCCCGATTTGCAACGAGTCCTTCCGGGAGCGGCATCACCTGTCACGTCACATGACCTCCCATAACTGA
- the fgf5 gene encoding fibroblast growth factor 5 gives MRRSVRPGAADSPENVRRREPGPQQGMNAALLLLTFAHLVRAAAAEESVRSGRRTCRLYCRVGIGFHLQIHPDGRVNGSHEPNQLSVLELFAVSQGVIGIKGVYSNRFLAMNKRGRLHATEWFSDDCKFRERFQENSYNTYASVIHRNHRTGREWFVALNKRGKAKMGSSPRVKSQHVSTHFLPRVGLYDRSEQGFTITDRSKERRKPVLPAPKPPPAKANIHTGASQRRTQVKYWPKYRFG, from the exons ATGCGGCGCTCGGTGCGTCCTGGCGCGGCCGATTCCCCGGAAAATGTGCG CCGCCGGGAGCCCGGACCGCAGCAGGGAATGAACgccgctctcctcctcctgacctTCGCTCACTTGGTCCGCGCCGCCGCCGCGGAGGAGTCGGTCCGCTCGGGACGCAGGACCTGCAGGCTGTACTGCAGAGTGGGCATCGGCTTCCACCTCCAGATCCACCCCGACGGCAGAGTGAACGGCAGCCATGAGCCCAACCAGCTGA GTGTGCTGGAGCTCTTTGCGGTGTCTCAGGGGGTCATCGGCATCAAAGGGGTTTACAGCAACAGATTCCTGGCCATGAATAAAAGAGGACGCCTCCACGCCACG GAATGGTTCTCAGACGACTGTAAGTTCAGGGAACGTTTCCAGGAGAACAGCTACAACACTTACGCCTCAGTAATCCACAGGAACCACCGGACTGGTCGCGAGTGGTTCGTGGCCCTCAACAAGAGGGGGAAAGCTAAAATGGGCTCCAGCCCGAGGGTCAAATCCCAGCACGTCTCCACCCACTTCCTGCCGAGGGTCGGCCTGTACGACAGGAGCGAGCAAGGCTTCACCATCACAGACAGgagcaaagagaggaggaaaccAGTGCTGCCAGCACCAAAACCTCCTCCAGCGAAGGCCAACATCCACACAGGAGCATCACAGAGACGCACGCAAGTCAAGTACTGGCCCAAGTACCGGTTTGGATAG